Proteins encoded together in one Pseudomonas sp. ADAK13 window:
- the hisA gene encoding 1-(5-phosphoribosyl)-5-[(5-phosphoribosylamino)methylideneamino]imidazole-4-carboxamide isomerase, with translation MLIIPAIDLKDGACVRLRQGRMEDSTVFSDDPVSMAAKWVEGGCRRLHLVDLNGAFEGQPVNGEVVTAIAKRYPNLPIQIGGGIRSLETIEHYVKAGVSYVIIGTKAVKDPAFVAEACRAFPGKVIVGLDAKDGFVATDGWAEISTVQVIDLAKQFEADGVSAIVYTDIAKDGMMQGCNVPFTAALAAATKIPVIASGGIHNLGDIKSLLDAKAPGIIGAITGRAIYEGTLDVAEAQAYCDAYKG, from the coding sequence ATGCTGATTATTCCCGCTATCGATCTCAAGGACGGCGCCTGCGTACGTCTGCGCCAGGGCCGCATGGAAGATTCCACGGTGTTCTCCGATGACCCGGTGAGCATGGCTGCCAAGTGGGTAGAAGGCGGTTGCCGTCGTCTGCATCTGGTGGACCTGAACGGTGCGTTCGAAGGCCAGCCGGTCAACGGTGAAGTCGTCACTGCGATCGCCAAGCGCTACCCGAACCTGCCGATCCAGATCGGCGGCGGCATCCGTTCCCTGGAAACCATCGAGCACTACGTGAAAGCGGGCGTGAGCTACGTGATCATCGGCACCAAGGCGGTCAAAGACCCGGCCTTCGTTGCCGAAGCCTGCCGTGCATTCCCTGGCAAGGTGATCGTGGGCCTGGACGCCAAAGACGGTTTCGTCGCCACCGATGGCTGGGCCGAGATCAGCACCGTTCAAGTGATTGACCTGGCCAAGCAGTTTGAAGCCGACGGTGTCTCCGCCATCGTTTATACCGATATCGCCAAAGACGGCATGATGCAGGGCTGCAATGTACCGTTCACCGCTGCGTTGGCTGCCGCCACGAAGATCCCGGTGATCGCTTCCGGCGGTATCCACAACCTGGGCGACATCAAGTCGCTGCTGGACGCGAAGGCGCCAGGGATCATCGGCGCCATCACCGGCCGCGCGATCTATGAAGGCACCCTGGACGTTGCTGAAGCCCAGGCTTACTGCGACGCCTACAAAGGCTGA
- a CDS encoding DUF2164 domain-containing protein yields the protein MAKKVKPPILNLTPQQESEATDKIKRFMEDRFELKLGSFEVAEILELFTTEIAPHYYNRAIFDVQTHLKERFESIESDLWALEKP from the coding sequence ATGGCCAAGAAGGTCAAGCCGCCGATCTTGAACCTCACTCCCCAGCAGGAGAGTGAGGCCACCGACAAGATCAAGCGTTTCATGGAAGACCGCTTCGAGCTCAAGCTCGGCTCGTTCGAGGTCGCAGAAATCCTCGAACTGTTCACCACTGAAATTGCTCCGCACTATTACAACAGGGCGATTTTCGATGTGCAGACGCACCTTAAAGAAAGGTTCGAAAGCATCGAAAGCGACTTGTGGGCGCTCGAGAAACCCTGA
- the hisH gene encoding imidazole glycerol phosphate synthase subunit HisH, with amino-acid sequence MQTVAVIDYGMGNLHSVAKALEHVGAGKVLITSDADVIREADRVVFPGVGAIRDCMAEIRRLGFDSLVREVSQDRPFLGICVGMQALLDSSEENEGVDCIGLFPGQVKFFGKDLHEDGEHLKVPHMGWNEVRQTVDHPLWHEVPDLARFYFVHSYYIAAGNPRQVVGGGHYGVDFAAALADGSRFAVQFHPEKSHTHGLQLLQNFAAWDGRW; translated from the coding sequence ATGCAGACGGTCGCGGTTATCGATTACGGCATGGGTAACCTGCACTCGGTGGCCAAGGCCCTCGAACACGTAGGTGCCGGCAAGGTGCTGATCACCAGCGATGCCGACGTGATTCGCGAAGCCGACCGGGTGGTGTTCCCGGGTGTGGGTGCGATTCGCGACTGCATGGCCGAGATTCGCCGCCTGGGCTTCGACAGCCTGGTGCGTGAAGTCAGCCAGGACCGGCCGTTCCTCGGCATCTGCGTGGGCATGCAAGCCTTGCTCGACAGCAGTGAAGAGAACGAAGGCGTCGACTGCATCGGTCTGTTCCCGGGTCAGGTGAAGTTTTTCGGCAAGGACCTGCACGAAGACGGCGAGCACCTGAAGGTGCCGCACATGGGCTGGAACGAAGTGCGCCAGACCGTGGATCACCCGCTGTGGCACGAAGTGCCGGACCTGGCGCGTTTCTACTTCGTGCACAGCTACTACATCGCCGCCGGTAACCCGCGCCAGGTGGTGGGTGGCGGGCACTATGGCGTCGACTTCGCCGCGGCCCTGGCCGACGGTTCGCGCTTTGCCGTGCAGTTCCACCCGGAGAAGAGCCATACCCATGGCCTGCAATTGCTGCAGAACTTCGCCGCGTGGGACGGGCGCTGGTAA
- a CDS encoding substrate-binding periplasmic protein encodes MFKDLLLALASTSILLAGSAHADEPTDSASLVLLTENFPPYNMAKNGKNFAKEENIEGIAVDIVRETFQRAGISYNLTLRFPWERIYKLALEKPGYGVFVMARLPDREALFKWVGPIGPDDWVLLAKADSKIQLTDLEQARRYKIGAYKGDAIAETLEKQGLKPVIVLRDQDNAQKLLEGQIDLWATGDPAGRYLARQVGVTGLKTVLRFNSAELYLALNKNVPDEVVAKLQKALDQLRDEGVVDDIMGRYL; translated from the coding sequence ATGTTCAAAGACCTGCTGCTCGCCCTCGCCAGTACCTCCATTCTTTTGGCGGGCTCAGCCCACGCCGACGAACCGACTGACAGTGCTTCCCTGGTGTTGCTGACGGAGAACTTCCCGCCGTACAACATGGCGAAAAACGGCAAGAACTTCGCCAAGGAAGAGAACATCGAAGGCATCGCCGTGGACATTGTTCGCGAGACCTTCCAGCGTGCCGGCATCTCCTACAACTTGACCCTGCGCTTCCCTTGGGAGCGGATCTACAAACTCGCCCTGGAAAAACCCGGCTACGGCGTGTTCGTGATGGCGCGCCTGCCGGACCGTGAGGCACTGTTCAAATGGGTCGGCCCCATCGGCCCGGACGATTGGGTGCTGCTGGCCAAGGCTGACAGCAAGATCCAGTTGACCGACCTTGAGCAGGCCCGTCGCTACAAAATCGGCGCCTACAAGGGCGATGCCATTGCCGAGACCCTTGAAAAGCAAGGCCTCAAACCGGTGATCGTGCTACGCGACCAGGACAACGCGCAAAAACTGCTGGAGGGCCAGATCGACCTGTGGGCCACCGGTGACCCGGCGGGCCGTTACCTGGCGCGCCAGGTCGGGGTGACAGGGCTCAAGACCGTGCTGCGTTTCAATAGCGCCGAGCTGTACCTGGCACTGAACAAAAATGTGCCGGATGAAGTGGTGGCCAAGCTTCAGAAGGCACTGGATCAGTTACGGGACGAGGGCGTTGTCGATGACATCATGGGGCGTTATCTCTAA
- a CDS encoding Vps62-related protein, protein MQPIRFKDLLINFTTEFDLLWSAKDSGADNAATFWRPNTTADSLNSFSSLGDVVASDYRTINNRKFVAVVSEADPVNGTALRAPVGFNLIWKNSGKKTRSEFSVWKPVPPEGYVAMGMACCIGYDKPTLNAVRCVRADLAVDAYIGNAIWNDKGSGARMDFSAWDVHTPDVEPEAAYIATGTFYGTGGWTRPSFGARPYALRMELACQESTLPAPPAPFASVETEPSPTVCELPWFAVKDSNLTPFEQLHHSPRYRLERTDRYLSVGLGQNTTPQGKTFNWTAHKGEAGDNSIDFTAVTGIQLAYEWSSTARPVMFSAHLSNSFTHTTQSAKGWGTSTPLEVAAYVPANQTIAAYVIRSEYKLYRQDGSQLAATVSYTNGDTVYFSESSASIPEGNEQAPVLALPVEPVPALPSVEPALEITPHDVIDNALVP, encoded by the coding sequence ATGCAGCCCATACGCTTTAAAGACCTGCTGATCAATTTCACCACAGAGTTCGATCTGCTCTGGAGCGCCAAAGACTCAGGCGCCGATAACGCCGCCACGTTTTGGCGCCCCAACACAACGGCCGACTCGCTGAACAGCTTTTCTTCACTGGGTGACGTCGTCGCCAGCGACTATCGCACGATCAATAACCGAAAATTCGTTGCCGTGGTCAGCGAGGCAGACCCCGTGAACGGTACCGCCCTTCGGGCGCCGGTGGGCTTTAACCTGATCTGGAAAAATTCCGGCAAGAAGACCCGCTCCGAGTTTTCCGTATGGAAACCGGTGCCTCCCGAAGGGTATGTGGCCATGGGAATGGCCTGCTGCATCGGTTATGACAAACCCACACTGAATGCGGTGCGCTGCGTCAGGGCGGATCTGGCGGTCGATGCCTATATTGGCAATGCGATATGGAACGACAAGGGCAGCGGCGCTCGCATGGACTTCAGTGCGTGGGACGTTCACACCCCCGACGTCGAGCCTGAGGCAGCCTATATCGCCACCGGCACCTTTTACGGAACTGGCGGATGGACCCGGCCGTCTTTTGGTGCCAGGCCCTACGCCCTGCGCATGGAACTGGCCTGCCAGGAAAGCACTCTGCCTGCGCCACCCGCGCCGTTTGCTTCGGTGGAAACGGAGCCGTCTCCCACTGTCTGCGAGTTGCCATGGTTCGCCGTAAAGGACAGCAACCTCACGCCGTTTGAACAACTGCATCACTCGCCACGCTATCGACTGGAAAGAACCGACCGGTATCTCTCTGTCGGCCTTGGGCAAAACACAACGCCCCAGGGCAAAACGTTCAACTGGACGGCACACAAGGGCGAAGCCGGTGACAACTCCATCGACTTTACAGCGGTGACGGGCATTCAGCTGGCGTATGAATGGTCATCGACGGCCCGCCCGGTGATGTTTTCTGCGCACTTGAGCAATTCCTTCACCCATACCACGCAATCGGCCAAGGGCTGGGGCACTTCGACGCCGCTGGAAGTCGCGGCCTATGTGCCGGCAAACCAGACCATCGCCGCCTACGTCATCCGCAGCGAATATAAGCTGTATCGACAGGACGGCAGCCAGTTGGCGGCCACCGTCAGCTACACCAACGGCGACACTGTGTACTTCAGCGAATCATCTGCATCGATACCTGAAGGCAACGAACAGGCGCCCGTCCTGGCCCTGCCCGTTGAGCCAGTGCCTGCGCTGCCTTCAGTCGAACCGGCGTTAGAGATAACGCCCCATGATGTCATCGACAACGCCCTCGTCCCGTAA
- the hisF gene encoding imidazole glycerol phosphate synthase subunit HisF, translated as MALAKRIIPCLDVDNGRVVKGVKFENIRDAGDPVEIARRYDEQGADEITFLDITASVDGRDTTLHTVERMASQVFIPLTVGGGVRTVQDIRNLLNAGADKVSINTAAVFNPEFVGEAAQHFGSQCIVVAIDAKKVSGPGETPRWEIFTHGGRKPTGLDAVQWAMKMEALGAGEILLTSMDQDGMKNGFDLGVTRAISDALGIPVIASGGVGNLQHLADGVIEGHASAVLAASIFHFGEYTVPEAKAYMAARGIVVR; from the coding sequence ATGGCGCTGGCCAAACGCATCATCCCTTGCCTGGACGTCGACAACGGTCGCGTGGTCAAGGGCGTCAAGTTCGAGAACATCCGCGACGCCGGCGACCCGGTTGAGATCGCCCGTCGCTACGACGAACAGGGTGCTGACGAGATTACCTTTCTCGACATCACCGCCAGCGTCGACGGTCGCGACACCACGCTGCATACCGTCGAGCGCATGGCCAGCCAGGTGTTTATCCCGCTGACCGTGGGCGGCGGCGTGCGCACCGTGCAGGACATCCGCAACCTGCTGAACGCCGGTGCAGACAAGGTCTCGATCAACACTGCCGCTGTGTTCAACCCGGAGTTTGTCGGTGAAGCCGCGCAGCACTTCGGCTCGCAATGCATCGTGGTGGCCATCGACGCCAAGAAAGTTTCCGGCCCGGGTGAAACCCCGCGCTGGGAGATCTTCACCCACGGCGGGCGCAAGCCAACCGGGCTGGATGCGGTGCAGTGGGCGATGAAGATGGAAGCCCTGGGCGCCGGTGAAATCCTGCTGACCAGCATGGACCAGGACGGCATGAAAAACGGCTTCGACCTGGGCGTGACCCGCGCCATCAGCGATGCCCTGGGCATCCCGGTAATCGCTTCCGGTGGCGTCGGCAACCTGCAGCACCTGGCCGACGGCGTGATCGAAGGCCACGCCAGCGCGGTGCTGGCGGCGAGTATTTTCCACTTCGGCGAATACACCGTTCCCGAGGCCAAGGCCTACATGGCGGCACGCGGTATCGTCGTACGCTAA